A stretch of DNA from Megalops cyprinoides isolate fMegCyp1 chromosome 17, fMegCyp1.pri, whole genome shotgun sequence:
GCCTGGCGGCGCTCTGACCTATAGCCAGAGCGGGCGCATTTGCATCCCGGGCACAGGCGAGACTCTCTCGCGTTTGCATCTACCCAAATGAGCGGCCGCCCGCGCACAAAGGGTCCTTGTGGCCCGCCAAAGGTTAACCGCACGCTGTGTTCAGCCAGCGCTACTAGGAACTGCCGTCAACTGGTCAGAAATACCTCGGGGCAGAGCGTATACTATTTAGAGCGTGACTAAGCTTTTTAGAGAAATCGATCACAGTGGTCACACTGATCACGTATCGATCTGCGCCTGATGATTCTGAGCGGGCCTGACTCATACTGACAATCGCAAAGTGCCATGTCACCATTGCAGAAATTTCTCAAGCATATATGACCGATTCCCTTCCTGTGGCTGTCGGCCTGCTGCATGCTGGCCATGGCATTGCTGCCCAGTGCGGGCACTAATGCATGAGAGAGACGacgcaccccccaccccctcccccccagttGGCCTGTTTTTGCGCATTCCTCTCTGACGCCACTGTGGAAATAGCAGGGCCCTCCCGCCACAGGATGACTTATTTTCACAGAAGCGTCgccaaaaagcaaaaaagcaggGGGGGGGAAACCCATCTTTTTATTTCTGGGGGGAATTCTTAGGCCAGGTTTGTGAGGATTTCCTTCTTAGGCTCGGCTGGATTGGTCCTCTGTTGATCTTATGTTCTCACATGGCTCCCTGGGGCCGTCGGAGAAGTACAGTAAATCTCTACCCAAACAGCGTGGCTGCTCCGCTGTGGGCCGCCTCGCTTTTTTTGGGCCTCATCTCTGACCTTAAGAAGCACGGCCCGGCGTGGGTGTGTCCTCCCCTTCAGCGAGGCTGAGACGTTAACTGCAGTCTGCAGAGGCTCATTAAAGACTGTACGGGTCTTAATGCGGACGATTAGACCGCGCGCTGAGGGCTCTTTAACTGCCGGAGTATCTGTGGCCTCCGGTGTTGACAAACAGCAGGCCGGCACTCAATCATCTGCGTTATGCGTTTGTCCATCACCACGTCATGTGACCTCTAGGGAGCAGGTACAGCTGGCAGCTTCACTGCTGAGGGCtagtacatacacactcactcacacgcaaacacacacacacacacacacacacacgcgcatactcaatcacatacacacatgtatatacacacatttactcgctcactcactcactcacacacaggcccacagaCGTATAAATGCCACCTCACTAACCGTGCTCTTCTTCACTCACTGTCtaattcactctctctctcactaaaTCGTTCACAAatacacgcactcactcacacacactcactcactcactcactgcctcGCTCACTCTCTAATCCAGTCACCCATTCACGTGCTCACCCGCTGAGGCTTCACCTCACTCAGGCACTCTCCCACTTCCCCCACGCCGCACTAGCGCTCAACAGGAAGACAGTTTCTGAAGTGGCTACAAGGGTTCTCCTTAGCGGCGGAAAGCAACACGAAAGCAGAGCTCTTCATCCCCCGCAGCTGTGACGGGAACGGCAAACATCTTCCTCTGGCAGCTCTTCACTCAAAGCAGCACAATATCACAAACACAATCCCCACTCACGCTGGGAATCCCGCTTATGCGCACTGTCCAAAACTCAACAAAAATCTGGCTGCCACAGGCATACTGGATCTTTAGAGAGGATATTCCTGTTATTTGGAGGAAGGACGACTGTGGCGCAGTGGACTGTCTCTGAATTTTTTACCGGTGAAGACAGTAACAGTCTCTTAAaaaatgctatatatatatatatatatatatatatatatatatatatttttctgttattccaATGAAGACGTACTTACTCTTATTCACTGCAGTACTTAAACACTCATTTTGAGCTCTGCTCAGAGAGGGATCAATACAGCTCGAGTGTCACATTAATCTCAAAAGGCATAGGTGGAGTTAATAAGAGTAATTAGGGAAGGGGAGCTTCCTTTTAGCGAGTGCAATTCAGAGTTTACGTGTTGCTGGAAGAGGGAGATAAACACGGACGTTAGAGCTACGcctcctgtctgtcagcaggCTGTACTGCAGCCTGAGGAAACGCAGAGATTGACAGCAATGTGCTTCTTATCTGCTCGAAGAATTTGCCGTGGCAGCCTGCCAGACTGTGCAGCCACATCTGACAGCGGGCTGGAGATTTCTTGGGAGACGACGAAGCTGCTGCTGCCGATTCAGAGAGACTATACCGGGTCACGGCTGGGGCAGAGCCTGCATTTTGACAATCTGATTATTGGGGGGCGTCTCCCGCTTAATCCGCCCCACCACCTCCCCAGTTTCCACTCTGTGCCCCCTACCCCAAAATCCACCCCCTCCTTTCTTCTGCTGAGGCTGCCGGCCCTTTAGCAGCTGTTTGGGGCACGGGGGGGAAGGGATGCCTCCCAGCGCGATAGGCAAAGGTCATGCCTAAGAATATCCGCCCGGGCATAGCTGGAGCCGCatgtctgctgtctgcagctCGTCAGCACTCtgcgcagagctgcgcagaTTCACACGGCCCGGCCGAGAGGCGGAGACAACAGGGAGCCCTGGCAGCTCGGCAGGCGGGTTTCAGCGTGCGCTGGTGTCGCTGAGCAGAGCAGGGGGATGCTGGGAggtgggtggagggtgggggggggggggggataaggCTCTGTTCGAGAGGAGCTGCAATGTTTTGAGCCACTTTTAGGAACAGCCATGGAGTGTGAGTGTCCCCTGTGTAAGGCACGCTGTACAGGGAAAAGGGCAACAGGTACAATGTGGTGAAACGATGTCGTAACAGTGATTCAGTCGCAAGAGAGGAGGACCAGTGGAAAGCTGGGCTGAATAACATCACATTAAGGCCAAAGCATTCCGGTGCTGGGGCAGTAGCAGCTGCTGACACATTCAGCTGTAGTGTTAATCCTATTGGACCGTGCTGTCTACTACTGCTATGGATGAGTGTGAAACACATACAAGCAGACACATGCaagcgcacacaaacacatgtgggTAGACACATGCGTGTGCGCAGATAcacgtgcgtgcatgcacacacacatctacgagcatgcacacgcacacgcacaaagcACAACCAACCCAGAGCTAGGGCGTGTGTCCTTATGACTTTTCCCACTAGACAAGTCAGCCACCATTCCAAGAGAGGGGAACAAAGGTGCTATTGCGATTCCTAATGTAGCAGCCGGCTCTACAAAACAGTAAAGTGACAGGGCTGGGTGATGCATTACCAGACACGAGAGTTCCTGCCAAGTAAACAATGAGATGAAATGCGATGTTTCTGCTTTCACTGTGACTGAATGTTGATGCATGCTCCTTCACGCAGTCCTGGTGTTCTTCTCGGCTTGTTCACTCATTCCCCCTTCTCTGCTGCTCCCTCTCGCAGCTCCAGGAAGCCCCAGCCACGCCCAGAGCGCCGCGGCCACACCCAGCACTGCCTGCCCCACCTCTGTCCTCTGCACACTCTCTGTGCACTAACCTTCAGTCTCCACTAGCGTGCGCTGTCGCCCCCTCTAATCCCCACCGCgacccacctcccccccccgccccccacaacCACAAGCATGGAGAAGGTGCAGCACATGACCCGCTCCGCCATCCGGAGGGCCTCCACCATCGAGGTGAACCCGCAGGCCAAGCAGAACATGCAGGAGCTCTTTGTCAATTTCTGCCTCATCCTCATCTGCCTGCTTCTCATCTACATCATCGTCCTGTTGctatgaaggggggggggttgggggcccGCGGGGGGGCGTGGCCGCCCGGCAGCCGCCCAATGGGGTGACGGGACTGTAAAGGAGGGTGGAGCGgagcagggggggaggggaggggctctCGTTCTGTAAAACTGTGTCCGATGATACGCTGATGTgatgtggggtgtgtgtgtgtgagattaaaTGTTACAGTGAATTCACGATGCATGACTTATCTCTCACTCGATTCACGGGCAGATACACTCGCTATAGTTTTAGCTGCCTGCCACGCGGGTGCGGCGGCTGTCTGGGCCGGAGCGGACTCTGAGGCGGAGCGCAGACACCGGCACGCAGACCCCACTCTGAGCACATCCGGCATGCCCGTCTCACCTGCGCCCTTCCCCTGTGTCGCTCTCTCCGCTGCGCCGAGCCGCGCCTCACCGGTCTGCACACTCGGTGCACTGCGCCGGTCTGGCTGTGCTTGTCTGTCCTGTGCTATCCCCCCACACTCGCTGTGCTCAAATAAACAGGCtgtgtaataaaaatgacttgGAATGACTGCCTGAATGGAGAATGATGTCATTAGCGGAGCAGCTGTTTCCCAGGGaacaatgttttcaaaacacacagattACTTTTTATATATCTTGCGTTACACAAATAATGTGTTGGCAACAGAATCTGTCATTAGACATCCTTTATTCGCTCTGTTTTATATCGATTCAAAATATTAACCATTTCAGCATATCTGATGATCAAGATATTCTGATAGTTTAGAGCTGGTAAGAAGCCCCTCACACTCTGAAAAGATCCAGAGTACCTCAACACTCCCTAAAAGATGGGGCACCAGTTACACCACAACAAGTAAAAGAGCCATCGAACCACCAAAGACCACCCAGCCCACCGCAACATTTCAACAGACATTTCAGTCCCAAAAGGGATCACCCATCTCTGCATAAGAGTTTACGGAGGAGTCCGATAGGTTCAGCAGATCCAGTGTTGCTAAGCTTCTGTGGTATGAGTTCACAAGCAGCAGTCAGAGGATACAGGGCAGAATAAACAGATCATTGGAAGATGGCTTTAAGGATCAGGCTTAAATGGTATAAAAGTGTACACTAAGGAAGAGGCAGTAGCACTGCGAACATATTCTGGGTCTACAGTAGAACGCTGATCCCGAAACAGTCACTGAGAACACATCCTGGTTCTAGAACACTGACTCTGAAAAAAGCACTGAGAGCATGTTGTGGCTCGAGAAAACTGaccatgaaaatgtcacagagaACACACTTTAGTTCTAGAACAAAGACTCTGAAACAAgaagtgagaaaatgtttgtttatggaATACTGACCCTGAATGGgtcaacaaacacatttgcattctAGAATACTGACAAAGGAGTTCCATACTAATGCTGGAGGATGGTTCAGATGCCACCACTTAGCATATAACCAGGCTTTAATGTGTAGGAACCTGCGCTTTACAAGGTAGCACTCTCTTAGTACTTTACCATTCCCCTGTCTTCTCTACAATATGTAGCTGAATCAACCACATCCGCAGCCACAGTGAAAGACCACCAGGATGGTATAGTCTGTTCAACGGCCCTCCTCACTGCCAGTTCAGAGTGTCCCCTGAAAAGGAGGCCTATCACATCCTGGAACTCGCCAGCTCTACAGCGCCCCGAACAAGCCTGAAGTACGaccaaaccccccctccccccccaagcCTGCACGGTGCCTCACCATGGATCTGGTTAACAACCGTGGCCTGAACCTGCTTCTGAACTTCATGCTCAttgtggtggtgctgctgctcaTGCTCATCCTGGTAAAGCTCATGTGACCTGGGCCCCGCCCCTCACCTCACCACGGCCATGATGTAACCCAGCAAGAAGGACCCGAGAACCAGGGGGGTTACACTACACCACCAGCACAGGGAGCCAAAAGACTCAAACACCATCAGGCTGTGAACCCGAGGCCAGCTCTCTGTGTAATTTAAGAATGACTTTCAAGTATGTGTGGGAGTTttctgaaacagcacagaggagtACAGTGGTCTGTTAGCTTTCCCTTTGGTATGGTTTAAAGCCTCATCACCTTaactacatttttaataaacatggtTTGAATTGATACCTGAGAAGTTTTTCTGAAGAACATTTAAGCTTTGGTGGCATTAACTGCCGATATGACAAACCAGCAAATGAGTTTTGCTGAAGCAACTGTATTTAGAAAGCTGAAAATGACAaccctgtgtatgtgtctccCTCTAGAGGCAAACAACATTAATTACACAATATCCTTCCGTGCCCTGTAACTATGCTGTGCTGTACTCCTCTAAGGATCACGTTTACCAAACAATCAGATTCTCATCAGCAGACAATTCTCCCAAGGGAAGAATTTTCACTTGGTTTGCAGTACTGTAACTGAACTCCTTCTGGTTGAGAGAAATTTGctttagtttttcttttattcagtaaaagtgctggaaaaaagagacaaaaaacttgatataaaatatgaatgaaaacagaagtaATATTAGCCTATGTTACTGTTATAACACGATGGCGGCTCCTTGCTCTACAGCATACGATTTGTTTGTGATGGTGTGATTCACTGACTGCTGAGCTCTCTAAGCCCCTGCAAGACAGCCTCAAGCTACCTTTGATCCGTAAacgttgtgtgtgtggttaacACATGCTTACGATTTGAACACTATGTACTCTTTGTGGGAATGAATTATTTTGGCACGTCTATTCCACCATGCTTTTAActgcttttaatatttatattttaggAAATGTATCAGTTCTGGTTCAAACTtgttctcctgctcctgcctggTACCCCTTTGGTTCCAGGGCTGACCTGTAGCCCACCGTTTCCACACATCAATAGGTCCATACTGAATATCTCTGCCATTACATGAAATAAAGAATGTTCCAGTCATGTCAGGTCAGTGCCAGGAGACCCAGACTATTCTGTGTTATTCCTATTGGGATTACCAGCTTCAGAGAAGACTAATTAAGGTTAAATATGTGAAACAAAGGGTCAATTTGCTTTACAAATTTAGACTGTGCTGATGAAGCTATGGCTCACACAGAATGTTCCAAACTCTGTTTCCATCACACTTTCAAATATCCTTTTCAAACCAACTGATAATAACCACTGTGATGGTTCCTTGCGCTGGCAtaattgtacagtatatactcaTAAATGCTTGTAATGAAATCACATTACACCTGGTAAATATTTAAAGCTAACAGATATTTatgttaaaacataaaataatccaAATCAGAGCACTGTTCATTTGTCATTGAGTGCTTGCTAATTGtgacttttcttttctttgtatgCACCATATACTTTTCCAGATAAGTGTGTTTTGGAATATCTGGAGGAAATAAAATTCATCAACAAAAGGCATGATGTTTGTTCTTAATACTAATACGTGCGAGCAGAATGCTATTATctatataacattacattattctcacttagcagatggtcttaccccgtgacttacatagattacaatttttaaacgTTATATATCttctggataaaagcatatTTGAGCATATGCAGAATATATGACATCATTATTCAAATGCATTAACGTTCTAGAACCTAACAAGTTAAAAGTCCTTAGAAAAATAAGTATCTAAACTAATATGACTTCTTCCTCTTATGAAGTATTTTTCAAGTGAAGAATAAATTTCACACCTgctccaccagggggcagtaaGTGCCCA
This window harbors:
- the pln gene encoding cardiac phospholamban gives rise to the protein MEKVQHMTRSAIRRASTIEVNPQAKQNMQELFVNFCLILICLLLIYIIVLLL